A segment of the Bacillus licheniformis DSM 13 = ATCC 14580 genome:
GGCCTGAAGCGATTTTAATCGACCAGTTCGCCGAACCGGCCGTATACTTCAAGCATCTGGCAGGCAAAACCGCCGTCAAAGAACGTACATATTTCAGCACAAAAGCGGAAGGCATCCATCTTTCAGTTGCAGCAGCCTCGATCATTGCACGCTATTCATTTTTAATGGAAATGGATAAGCTGTCAAAACAAGCCGGCATTACGCTTCCGAAAGGAGCGGGCCCGCTCGTCGATGAAGCCGGCGCCAAGCTGATCAAGAAACACGGCGAAGACGCATTGCGGGTATTCACAAAGCTGCATTTTGCCAATACGCAGAAGGCGAAGCGGATTGCGTCGAAACGGTAAGCGGTGCGGACTAGGCTGGATAAGCGGGTCCGTTGCAACTAGACCCGCATATTTCACTAAAACATTAACAATAAATGAAAAATAAGGATTGAAAATTCAAATTAATTGTAGTATATTGAACAAACTTAGAATTGAAGCCCCATATACAGGGGCTTTAATTGTTCCAACAGAGGCAAAGCGATATCAAGCGCTAGGCTGAATTGCTTCATGATATTGTCTTTTAATATGGCCCATATTCAATTATCTCAATTTTCAGCTTACTGCACACCAGATGGCTTTTGAATGTGTACTCCTTTGTTTCTGGATACTTCTAAGATATAAGGCGGGGATTTGGATGAAGAAATCAGGTTCATTTGGCATTCTTTTAATTATTTCAGCTCTCATAATATCAATGTATTTTATGTTAAATACAAAGGCTTTGATCTTCAGGATATGACTTAGCCATTCATGGAATCTCGTGATTTCAAGAACTTTAATGATTGTGTTCACTTTGTACTTACTTTCTAAATTGGGATATTTTCTTCTAAATAAAAAAGATTAGCTTAATCGAGCTAATCTTTAATATATTTGCTACACCTTTTTTCAAGCAAACTGAAATTCAGACACCCTGCTGAATTTTGACCGGCTGTGAAATGTTTGAACCTTCTCTTCTTTATATGGCGAAATCATTGGACCTCTATGGATGATTATTGCGAATATCTCCGCATTCCTTCTCATACAAATCGACAGACTCAGAAAGGAATCACCATGTCAAAAATAAAATGGATCATCACGCTCACCATATGCACAGCTCTGGCATTTTCTCTCTTTATTTTCTTCAACAAGGCGAACTTTACAGAGGCCAGCGAAAATAAAGAAACCGGGCTTTTCTTTGCCCGAAACTACATCAGCCATATGATGGAAAACGAGACGATGTCGTTTAACATTTTCGGCCTGCAAAAAGCAAACGCCGGCGTTCCTCTAAGCGGTGAGACGGTTACGTCGCTCGCTTTTGATAACAATCATATACAAATCAGCGATTACAAGGTTGAAACAGGGATTCGCCATAAAGGCTATACGCTCGTCAACATCATCGTAGATGTCCGAGTCTCAAGCGATAAACCGGAAAAAGCGGATCAGCTGCTGATATCTTTTAACGGACGTGATAGAGAAGCATTTCAAATCGGAAAGATCACCCTTCAAAACCATCACAATGTTCGAAGCGGCGATCTGTCGCCTGCCGGTCAATATACTGCAGGATATCCAAAACCGTCCTTGGACGTTCGGCTGAAAAACAATCTCGCAAAAGATATTTCCCTTGAAAAGATCACCGATCTAAACGGCGTCATGGCGTATACATTTGACAAGGGGACCGCCATTCAAGCGAAACAAAGCAAACACATCGTCGTCCCGTCTTTTCATATGACAGGCGAATATGATTTTTATACGGTCACCCCTGTTTTACGTTATACTGCAGCAGGGAAGCGGAATCAATACAGCATGCCCGGTGTACTGTACGGAGCTTTAGACTCCGATGAAGAGAAAATCGAACGGATGCTGAAGCGTCAATAGCTTATGACCATGTTGAAGATAAAAAACCGGTTCCCGAATGATCGGGGACCGGTTTTTCTTTATCCTCTCAATACAGCCTGATACGTATCCTCAAGTGCCTTCAGCACTTGGTCGTGAACTTTTGTCACTTCTTCCTTGGCTAGGATTTTAATATGCGGGCTATAAATGCCTTTTTCCAGAATTCTTGAGAATTGAGTCATGAATTTCGTTCTATACAGAGGAGATATCGCCCCCCCTAACAAGACTATATTAAACTACTAACATTCTATCTAAACACAGTATATTCGATATATTCAACCAATAAAAATAAGAAAATGAGATTGTAATTCCTTTCTAAAAAGAAACTTTTGATTTATATATCAATAAAAATAGAATAGATAATCCGTTATATTTACTAAAATAACCATAAGTGTAATAATAGCCCTACAAGAGACAAAGGGGGTGAAAATATGACAATTTCTAAAAAACAACGCATCAACGCTTCTTTAGCCTTAGGTCTACTTTTTACACTTACATTTTTCACAATGTTATACGCAACAACAGCACCAGTTTTACCGATTGCAGACCTAGCAGCAACCTATCCTCAGATTCCGGGATGGGCTCTTACTTCAATTAGTGCCATCTTAAATGCTGCTGGCACTGTTGGAGCAATTGCAGCGGTTCTAGGGACTTTTGGACTCGGAGCGATTGCATCCCTAGTTTTTTCCTATGCAAAAAAATACGGAATTAGATATGCTATCGCTTACTAATAAGTTTTAATTTAGGAAAGGGTATTATTTAAAATGCCCTTTCCTCCACATTTAAGTCAGGATGGTTTTCAATGAATAATAAATACTTAATTTATTCAAAAATTCTTTTAACCAACGACATTCGAAAATTTAATACTAAAAGCAAATGGCTTGCATTATTCGTATTGATATTGTCATTCGTTGTTTTCCCTTTAATAATTGGCAGCTTTGCTGGGTACATCATTAAAAATCTAGTCATCATTCATCTTTCTTTTTTTCTGTTTATCCTTACTGTAAATATTGATAAAAGTATTTTCAGAGTTATGTTTTCCTCCGACAAAAAACAAATGGCCATTCTGGGAATCAAATTGGATCAATTTATATTAGGAAAAGATATTAGTAAATTTTATAGTTCATTTTTATCTTTAATATCTTTTTATGTTGGTTCATCGATTGTATATTATCTCATTCATCAGTCTTTGGAAGAAGTCTTCGCGATTGCTGTGATTGGTTTATTGTCCGCTATACTAGGATATTTGCTTAGACTTCATTTTATAAGGCTATTAGTATTGCCTAAATTCATAAATGTCTCAAGCATTATTGGCTTTTTCACAAATGGAATTTTAATTCTTTGGATCTTTTTTATACTCAAATATAATTTGTTATTTCTAAACATCAATAATATGCGAATTTTTTCAATATCTATACCAATAATGGTATCTTTAACAATCCTGTTAATTATAGTGTGGTATAAAAGTTTAAGAAACCTTTCCATTTTTAATGATCATTTAAATAGCAAGACTGATACAAATTTGAAGAAGTCTAGAGAGAGCAGAAGCCTTCTATATTACGAGCTGATCCTTCTATATAGGAACCCGCCTGTAAGGTGGTCGGTTTTATTATTTATTTTAAGTTTATCAGCAGGTTTACTAACAATCATTTTGTATGGTTTTAACACTGATCGATTTGCAGACACTGGAATTTCCAACGAATTCAGCTTTATGTTCAGCGTGCTGTTCCCGTTAGTCTTTATCTCTATCATGATTCAATCATTGGTTTCTTTTGATATTGATGGTCTTATTATACCTTTGAATCAGCACAAGCCAAACTTTATTAAAAACAAAATAAAAGCAAAAACCAAAATCTCTGTCTTAGCACATGTGTTATTTGTTTTAATCTATGCTGCGATTTCAAATTTTTATATAAAACCGGATCATTTTATTGCATTATCCATTATCTTATTGATGATAGCTGTTACTTTGGGGTTAAGCTGTCTCACTTCAACTATATTGTTTCCATATTTTAAATGGGATTACATTTATCAAGTTCCCAGTACTTTAAGCAAAATCTTTCTTAATTTAGTATTTGGATTACTAATAGGGTTAGCCATTGTTTCAACTTACAACAAAGTTTTGTATGTTGTTATTTTTATCACTTTGTTATGTATCATAACGCTACTGCACTCCATAAACAAGCAAATATGGAAATCAACAATCAACAAAAATTACATATCAATAAAATCTTTATTCGAGTGAGTGATTATATGCTTAAACTGCAAAATATATCAAAAGAATATCCTCAATCCAATTTTAGCATGAAGAATTTAGAATTCGCTTGCGGGCGAAATCAGATTATTGGATTGCTCGGTAAAAACGGAGCAGGAAAAACGACCCTATTAGAAATTATTGCAGGCCTCATTCCTCCGGATAGCGGTGAGGTAGTCGTTGATGGACATCTTACCAATTATTTAGAGAAAATCGGATACCTAGAAGACGATCCAAAATTATTTGAGAATTTAACGTGTTATGAATTAATCAAGTACCAATCTTTATTAATTGAAAAACCATTATCCCAAGAACAAATCATTGAAACCTTAGACATGTTCAGTCTAAAAGAACAAAAAGACCAAATGGCATCTTCGCTATCAAGAGGAATGCGTCAAAGAATGTCTTTTATTCTTTCCACTTTGCATCAACCTGATGTTATCTTGCTTGATGAGCCTTTTACAGGACTTGATCCAAAAAACATGGCGGATATGAAAAAGATTTTAATTAATATTAGAAATCAAAATAGAATTATTATTTTATCCACGCATATCTTACAGTTTGCAGCAGATCTTTGTGATGAGATATTATTTATTAATAACGGAAATATTATCCACACTGAAAAAAAATTAGCCGGGGAGACATTTAATGAAGCCAGCCTTGAAAAAAAATTCCTTGAATACCTATGCTAAATACTCTATTTTGTTCATTATTATTTTTGGTTTCGGTTTTTCTCTTAGCTTTTTTGTATTTCAAGAAATACACGAGACTTACTATGATAGCTTTAAAATATCCAACGCTTTAGAGATTTTTACAAATAACTTAATTGTAGGACTAACTATTTTCTTTCTTGGATTAATCAGTGTTGGTTTCCTATCTAGTGTAGTAGTGTTTTTAAACGGTTATTTCTCAGGGGCAATTTTCTTTTCATATGAGAAGTCTTTAGGTTTTTGGAAATCACTACAATATCTCTTATTTCACGGCCCCTTTGAAATCCTTGCCCTTCTTGCTTTTTATGTAATATCTCTTGATATTTCTTCCCGTTTTTTAAGATTTCTAAAAAAGTCTGAAATAAACCTAATGATTAAGCCGAAAGTAAAAGAGTACACAATAATAATGATAAGTGCAGTAGGCCTTCTAATCTTAGCATCTATTGTCGAATACTACGTAATATTACTAAAATAAGGAGTTCAATATGAAGAAGACTAAATTCAACTTAATATGTATTTGTCTATTATCTGGAGCTGCAGCCTTATGTGTTTCCATTTTAAAAATGAATGAGATCGATGCTAGCTTACATGAATTAAACGAAGATGAATATGGAAATCTTATTACTATCAGTAAATGGATTGGCATTACAATAGCAGTAATTGGCGAAGCGATAAAACCCCTTCTTGAGCTTTTATTTTTCACTTTAATCATTTGGCTCGCTATTATGATTTTTGGAGCAAAGGATTCCTTTAAAAACATTTTTTCAAAAGGTGTTCTTTCCTACTATTTCAATCTTGTAGGCAGTGTCTTAGTTATTGTCTTTTATCTATTTGGCTTAAAAGATGCTGAAAGTCTTTTTTCTATTCCTTTTTTAAGAAATTTAAACATTTTTTCTTTAATTTCGTTATTTTTTTGGTGCTATTTATGTCTAGAAAAGAAAGAAAACTCACTAAAAATTAAATACTCTTTTTCTTTTTTCATATTGTTTTTATTTTCTATTGCCATATCTATTTTCTCCGATATTCTTGCATAGATTACCTTCGTATAGACTCATTAAATAACATATGAGAATTCGATACAACTTAATTCAAAATATTTTACATAAATATTCTTGCCATCCTAAAATAATTAAAACTTACAATAGGCCGACAATTTTTCCAATGCAAAAAAACCGGTTCCCAAATGATCGGGGACCGGTTTTTCTTTATCCTCTCAATACAGCCTGATATTTATCTTCCAGCGCTTTCAGCACTTGGTCGTGGACTTTTGTCACTTCTTCTTCTGTCAATGTCTGTTCAGGATTCAAATATTGCAGGCTGAAGGCGACGGACTTCTTGCCTTCTTCCATGTGCTCGCCTTCATAGACGTCAAAGACATGGACTTCTTTCAGCCATTTGCCGCCTGCTGTTTTGATGACGTCCTCAAGCTGGCCGGCCGTTGTTTGTTTGTCTACAACAAGCGCGATGTCCCTTGTAACAGAAGGATACTTCGGAATTGGTGTATACGTGATCTCCGGTACATCCAATCGGAGGAGCTCGTGCAGGTCCAGTTCAAACACATACGTGTCGCTCAGGTCCAGCTCTTTTTCAACTGACGGATGCAGCTGGCCGATGAAGCCGACTAATGAGCCGTTGTGCAAAATATTGGCTGTCCGCCCAGGATGAAGCTCTTTTCTTTCAGATTGAGCGAATTCGATGCCTTCGGTGATTCCGAGCTTTTCCAACAGACCTTCGACGATGCCTTTTACGACGAAGAAATCAACCGGCTTTTTCTCGCCCTGCCAGAGGTTTTTGTGCCACAGGCCTGTCACGGCTCCGGCGACGTGTTCTTTTTCGACCGGTTTCGTATGTTCTTCGGCTTTCAAGAAAACAGAACCGATTTCATAAAAAGCAGCTGAATCGGCCTGCCTTGCCAAGTTGTATGCAACCGAATCGAGCAGATTAGGGAGCAGGCTGTGCCTCAGCACGCTTCTTTCCTCGCTCATCGGCAGTGAAAGGATCGTTTTAAACGATTTTTCCAATGCGTAAGCCGTCGCTTTTTTATCGTTTGTTAATGAGTATGTGATCGCCTGGGAAAGCCCTGCTCCTTCCAGGAAGCGTCTTACTTTTCTGCGCTTGTCCTGATAAGGTGTCAGTCCGCCCGCAAAGCCTGTTACTTCCGGCAGTGTCGACGGAATGTTGTCATATCCGTACAGTCTTGCGACCTCTTCGATCAAATCTTCTTCAATCGCAATATCGCCTCTTCTTGACGGAACCGTCACGACCAGTTCACGTTCAGCGTCTTCAACTGCAAAGCCGAGCCTTTCAAAAATGTTGACCATTTCTTCTTTGCTGATGGACATGCCGAGAACCTTCGTCACTTTATCAACGGAAAGGCGGATGACATTCTCTTTGATGTCAAGATGGTTTTCTTCGACCGTACCTTCCAAGACGGTTCCTCCGGCATACCGGCTGATCAAATCTGCCGCGCGTTCTGCAGCGAGGCGCACCCGTGCAGGATCGATGCCTTTTTCAAAGCGGACGCTTGATTCGCTGCGAAGACCGAGGTCCTTTGATGCTTTGCGAACGGTCTGGCCGTTGAAATACGCCGCTTCCAGCAGCACTGTCGCAGTATCTTCGCGGACTTCTGATTCCGCTCCGCCCATTACGCCTGCGACAGCCTGCGGAGAAGAGCCGTTTGTGATGACAAGGTGCTCAGTGGTCAGCGTTCTTTCTTGTTCGTCGAGCGTCGTTATCGTTTCGTTCTCGTACGCTTTGCGGATGACGACCTCTTTTGAGCCGAAGCGGTCATAATCAAACGCGTGGAGCGGCTGGCCGTATTCGAGCAGCACAAAGTTCGTAACGTCGACGACATTGTTGTGCGGTCTGATGCCGGCGTTGATCAGCTTCGTCTGCATCCAAAGCGGCGACGGGCCGATTTTGACGTCTTTAATGATTTTCGCCGCGTATAAAGGATTGGCTTCAGGATCTTCAATTTTGACGGAAATATAGTCCGCCGCTTTTTCGGCGCCTGCCTGATAAGCCGTCTCAGGGAGCTTGACTTCGCGGCCGAGAATCGCAGCCACTTCATAGGCAACGCCGAGCATGTTCATGGCGTCGGCGCGGTTTGGCGTCAGTCCCAGTTCGAGAACCGCATCGTCGAGCGCCAGGCTTTGAAGGGCGTCCGCCCCGGTTTCAGCATCGCCCGGGAAAACGAAGATGCCTTCCGCATATTCTTTCGGCACAAGCTTGCCTTGAATGCCAAGCTCCTGCAAAGAGCATATCATGCCGTTAGACGCTTCCCCGCGGAGCTTCGCCTTTTTGATTTTAAAATTGCCGGGCAATACCGCGCCAACCGTGGCGACGGCAACTTTTTGCCCTTTGTCCACATTCGGAGCCCCGCAGATGATCTGGACAGGCTCTTCTTCGCCGATATCGACGAGGCATTTGTTTAATTTGTCGGCGTTCGGATGCTGTTCGCGCTCCAGCACATGTCCAATGACAACACCTTTAATTCCTTCTCCCTTATATTCGATGCCTTCCACTTCAATTCCGCTTCTTGTAATCTTTTCAGCGAGAATCTCGGGAGTCATCCCGTCTAAATTCACGTATTCTTGCAGCCATTTATATGAAACAAACATCACGCGTCCTCCTCTTTAAGCTTGTTTAAATTGAGATAAAAATCTGACATCGTTCGTATAGAAATGACGAATGTCGTCAATGCCGTACTTCAGCATTGCGATCCGTTCAACGCCCATCCCAAAAGCAAATCCCTGATATTGTTTGGAATCGAATCCGGCCATTTCGAGCACGTTCGGATGCACCATTCCGGCGCCGAGAATTTCGATCCAGCCCGTTTGTTTACAAACGGAGCAGCCTTTGCCTCCGCATTTAAAGCAGGAAACATCGACTTCGACAGACGGCTCTGTAAACGGGAAGAAGCTTGGACGCAGTCTGATTTCGCGCTCTTCGCCGAACATCTTTTTCGCGACCGTTTCCAGGGTTCCTTTTAAGTCGCTCATGCTGATATCACGGTCAACGCAGAGCCCTTCAATCTGCATAAACTGATGGGAATGTGTCGCATCATCGTTGTCGCGGCGGTACACTTTGCCGGGGCAGATGATTTTGACAGGGCCTTTGCCTTTATGTTTTTCCATCGTGCGCGTCTGAACAGGAGATGTCTGTGTTCTCATCAGCGTATCTTCCGTAATATAAAAGCTGTCTTGCATATCCCGGGCCGGGTGCTCTTTCGGAAGGTTGAGCGCTTCGAAGTTATAATAGTCGGTTTCCACTTCAGGCCCCTCTTCCACCGAATATCCCATGCTGATAAACAAGTCTTCGATTTCTTCAATAACGATCGTCAGCGGATGCCGCGCTCCTGTTTTCACAGGGCTTCCCGGAAGCGTCACGTCAATCGTCTGCTCTTTCAGCTTCCTTTTCACCTCTTCTTCCTCAAGGCGGGCATTTTTTTCGGCGATCGCCGCGGCGATTTTCTCTCTTACTTCGTTCGCCAAGGCCCCCATTTTCGGCCTTTCTTCAGCGGACAGCTTTCCCATTCCCCGAAGCACTTCTGTGATCGGTCCCTTTTTTCCCAGATACGCAACGCGGACATCGTTGACTTCTTTTAATGAACCAGCGGCTTCCACTTTTTCAACCGCTTCTTTTTCAAGCCGTTTCAGCTCTTCCTGCATCTTAAAAACTCCTCCTTTTATGTAGCAACCTGTTTTTTAGGCAATAAAAAAAGCCCCTTTTATAATGAAAGGGACGAATCGTGGCCGTGGTACCACCCTTTTTTAAAACAAAGCAAAAAAGCTTTGCTGCTTACTTCATTGGCATAACGGAATAAATCCGGTTCACCTTTACACATCCCTCGAGGGACGTGGTCCCGGTGACAACTCAAGAGGTGAAGCGTTTTTCCGGCCTGCCATAAAAATGCTTGCAGTCTCAGGCATTTTCTCCCTGAATGGCGGCATGTGAAAAAACGGAGCCTCTATCACTGTTTTTAAACATATTAAATTCATTATAGTGAATTACATGATCCTGTGCAACCGGTTATCCGCGGAGATGATAAAGAAGGACCGCGGCTGCGGCCGCCACATTGAGCGACTCCGCTTTTCCGTAGATCGGAACGTACAGATTTTGGTCGGTCTGTGCGAGGAGGGCCGGATCGACCCCAGATCCTTCGTTTCCGATCAATAGCGCAAACGACTGCGACGGCTCCGCTTCTCTAAATGGCACGGCACCCTGCAGCGCTGTGCCGTAAACCGGGACGCTTTTTCCCTTCAGCTCTTCAATCAGCTCTGAAAGCTCGCGTTTTAAAATCGGGATGTGAAAATGCGAGCCTTGAGCCGACCTGAGCGTTTTGGCATTGTAAGGGTCGACAGTCCCTTGTCCGATAACAACGGCATCGATCCCCGCCGCGTCTGCCGTCCGGATGATCGTCCCTAAATTGCCCGGGTCCTGCACAGCATCAGCTAGCAGCAGCTTTTCGTATTGAAAAGGTCCGCTTTCGGGCATTCGGCATACAGCGGCGACCGCCTGAGGCGTCTCCGTTTCGGCAATCGCTGAAAAAGCATCGGCGCTCAAAACATAGCGGGCAACAGACTCATCAATCATAGCCGGGAAGTCCGCTTCGTCTGCGACCATGATTTCTTTCACAACACCCGGTGTCTTCAGCGCTTCCTCAACGAGATGCTCGCCTTCTATTAAGAAAGTATTCGTTTTTGTCCGCTCTTTTTTTGCATGAAGTTTTTTCCAGTCCTTCACTTTTTGATTTTTGGCTGATTCAATTCGTTTCAAATCGTTTTGACTCCTTTTGTCTCGCAATAGTCACATTATATCTCATCAATGATACATAATAAACCCGAAAGCGAGGCAGAATATAGAAAAACAGATGATGAAATGGAGTGAAAAATGATGGATTTGAATTTGCGCCATGCCGTTATTGCCAATGTATCAGGGAACTCGCAAGAAGAGCTTGAACATACGATCGTCGATGCGATCCAAAGCGGTGAAGAAAAAATGCTTCCGGGATTGGGTGTGTTGTTCGAGGTCATCTGGCAGCACGCAACTGAATCAGACAAAACCGAAATGCTCGAGACATTGGAACAAGGATTAAAAGCGAAATAAACCGGCGGCCAAACGGCCCCGGTTTATTTGATCATCCAGGTATAGAAGGCTCCATCCGCAATGCCGGATCGCGCCAAATCTCCGTCCATTTTTTAATGGCTGCAGCCATGATCACAAGTCCCAACACAAGCATAATGATCGATAAAATGCCGTTTAAAACGCTGAAACCGGCAGCTTCCGCATTAAAATAAACGTTTTTGATCATCCAGTATCCCGCATAGTTGACCGTCACATACAAATAAGCGAGCGGAATGAGACATGTCAGCATATAACGCCGTTTGTCCGCAATTTTTAAAATGACCGTCGCTCCGATAATTAAACCGACGGATGCCATCAGCTGGTTGGATACGCCAAACAGCGCCCAAATCGAGCTGATATCGCCTGAGTACAGCAAATATCCCCACATGAAACAGGCAAGGGCGCTCGCTGCGACCGAACCCGGAAGCCAGTCCGTTTTTTTCAGCGGTTTGTACACTTCCCCGAAAAAGTCTTGAATCAAATAACGCGCCACCCTTGTACCGGCATCGATCGCCGTTAAAATAAAGACAGCTTCAAACATGATGACAAATTGGAAAAAGTAAGAGGCCAAATGGCTGAAAAACGGAATATCCGTGAAAATATAAGCCATGCCGACGGCAAGGGTAACAGCTCCGCCTGTTCTTCCTTCAAGATCGAGACCGATTTCGCGGCTGAGTTCAGGCAGATGGACGACATTCATGCCAAGCGTCCGAAAGACTTCTGGCGAACTGTTGATGGCAAAATAATCGCCCGGCTGCAACGCCGTTGCCGCGATTAAAGCCATGATGCCGACAAGACACTCAACGAGCATCGCTCCGAAGCCGACGAATTTCATGTCGCTCCACTTGTCAAGCATCTTCGGCGTCGTGCCTGAACCGACAAACGCATGGAAACCGGAAATCGCACCGCAGGCGATCGTAATTGAAATGAACGGCCAGACCGGACCAGGCGAAACAGGTCCCCCTCCGCCCGTGAACTCGGTAAACGCCGGAAACGGAATCGCCGGATTGACAACGAAAACCCCGGCAATCAAAGCGATAAACACCCCGATTTTCATAAAGCTGCTCAAATAATCGCGCGGTGCGAGCAGCAGCCATACAGGCAGCGCCGCTGCAAAAAATGCATAGACAGGAAGTGCGACAGCAAGCGTTTTCGTATCGAGCGTCAAGGCGTCTCCAAGCGGCGTCTCTGCAATGGAGGGCCCGATGAAGACACCGGCCATCAGCAAAATAAATCCGCCGGTAGACGCTAATTTTAAGTTGCCTGTCTTTTTATAAAATAAGCCGACCCCCATCGCGATCGGAATTGTAATCGCAACGGCGAACGTCCCCCACGGATTGCGTTCAAGCGCATGAAGCACAACCATCGACAGCCCCGCCATCGTGATTGTAATAATAAACAGCATCGCAAGCCCCGTGCAAAATCCCGCAACAGGCCCGAGCTCTTCTTTCGCCACTTCTGAAAGCGACTTTCCCTTCCTCCGCATCGACGCAAATAAAACAACAATATCATGCACGGCGCCCCCGATGACCGCTCCGATCAGGAGCCACAACAGCCCCGGCAAGTAGCCGAACTGCGCCGCCAAGATCGGCCCGACAAGCGGCCCCGCGGCTGCGATGGCCGCAAAGTGGTGGCCGAAAGACACCCATTTGTTCGTCGGCACATAATCTTTGCCGTCTTTCTGAAGATGGGCAGGAGTCGGCTTGTCGTCATCAACCTTCAACACTTTCACCATCATAAATGTTCCGTACAAACGATAGGCGATCGCCAAAATACAGATGGAAGCGATCACAATTGTTATTGCATTCATCCAATTCCTCCCCCCTTTGTCTCTTTTTTAACATAGCTCATATTTTTTGTAAGCGCAATCATCTTTTGCGCGTTTTTTCAGTCCCGATAATTAAAACATAGTTGACTAATAGGAATAATAAGAATAAAATAGACACAAGCTTCATCTGCTGCCTTTTTTAAGGCGTAATTGGCGGGTATCATCGGATATCCGCCTTTTTTCTGTCAGCATAACGGAACGATAAAAAAATGAACGGCCATCACTAGACAAAAAGCGGCGGTCCCCGCGATTCGATTGACATTTGTTTTGACAAGGCGAAGCTGAGAAATGGTGGGACAGCGAAAAAAACAAAATGGTGCCGATCAAGATGACGCCCGCCTCTAAAAGTGAGTGATTAAGAAACCGGGGCCGGTCAAGGATCGCCGTGATAAACAGAAGCCAAAGGTATGCTAAAAATGCGTACATCAAAAAACAGTACGCAGCCGAAAAAAACGTCTTCATAAATCCTCCTCCCGTTTTAACTTATTCTTCGGCATATTTGCTGAAGCCTTTTTTTCATCTGAAAAAACCGGCCTCTTCGGGCCGGTTTTTCAATCATTGTTTCTTCATTCTGATCACATTCCAGGAAAGCTTCGGAAGGTGAGCCGTCAGCCTGCCGTCACATACTTTGGCGTCTCCGCCGCTGTGCGGAACGACGTTGTTGCGGTCTTTTTCATTCGTCGCTTTATGATCTTCGTGTTCCAGAACGATGTGCTCAGAGACACTGTACCCTTCAAAGCTTCTCATATCGGCTTCCATTTCAAGGCCGGCGTCTGTTGCGCGGTTGACGG
Coding sequences within it:
- the cstA gene encoding carbon starvation protein CstA, which translates into the protein MNAITIVIASICILAIAYRLYGTFMMVKVLKVDDDKPTPAHLQKDGKDYVPTNKWVSFGHHFAAIAAAGPLVGPILAAQFGYLPGLLWLLIGAVIGGAVHDIVVLFASMRRKGKSLSEVAKEELGPVAGFCTGLAMLFIITITMAGLSMVVLHALERNPWGTFAVAITIPIAMGVGLFYKKTGNLKLASTGGFILLMAGVFIGPSIAETPLGDALTLDTKTLAVALPVYAFFAAALPVWLLLAPRDYLSSFMKIGVFIALIAGVFVVNPAIPFPAFTEFTGGGGPVSPGPVWPFISITIACGAISGFHAFVGSGTTPKMLDKWSDMKFVGFGAMLVECLVGIMALIAATALQPGDYFAINSSPEVFRTLGMNVVHLPELSREIGLDLEGRTGGAVTLAVGMAYIFTDIPFFSHLASYFFQFVIMFEAVFILTAIDAGTRVARYLIQDFFGEVYKPLKKTDWLPGSVAASALACFMWGYLLYSGDISSIWALFGVSNQLMASVGLIIGATVILKIADKRRYMLTCLIPLAYLYVTVNYAGYWMIKNVYFNAEAAGFSVLNGILSIIMLVLGLVIMAAAIKKWTEIWRDPALRMEPSIPG